The Herpetosiphonaceae bacterium sequence CGATCGATCCCGCTGCGCGCCACCCTCGGTTCGATCTCAACCTGAATACGGGCGCGGGCGAGGACGATCATCTTGTGCTCGATCCCGCCGAAGAGTCGAGCCATTGGTTTCTGCTCGATATTGCTATGGGCCACGAGCTCGGGCGCAGCCTGCTGGGGCCGCAGCCTGCCAAGGTCTTTGCGCCGATACCCCGGCGCTGGTGCCTGGAAGCGATCGGCGATTCGCTGGCGTGGCATCGTCGCCATGAGTCCGCATCCGCCAATAGCGTGCTCAATGCCTGCCGTGGTTGGCGCTACGCCGTGACCGGCACGTTCGGCTCGAAGTTGGCTGGCGCTGCGTGGGCGCGTCGACAGCCGAATTGTCCATCCGTGGTGGCACAGGCCGAGCAGCGACGGCTTGGCGGCCCGCCGCTCAGCGCCGCCGAGGTAACGGAGCTGGTCGAGATCGTGGGGGCGGCGGTGCGGGCGGCGCTCCTCCGCGAGCAGGACGCGGGCTGGCAGCAGAAGCTCTAATCTCTCAATCTCCATATCCAAGTGGCGGTATAAAGGTTGCAGATGCGGCTTGCAATGCACATCCATAACGCACGCCACAGCGGCCACTCGCTCGGCTGTGCCCGCCTGGTGCAACCGCTGATGCAATTTGACCGTCGAACTATACTAGAGTAACAGGTTGTCAAGGAGGTATGCGATGGGGTTTTTGGATTCGATCAGCAAAACCCTGACGGCGGGCGTCGATCGCGCCAAGTTCGAGGCCGATAAGTTCCAGCGCACCAGCCGGATCAGCGGTGAGATCAACAATATCAAGAGT is a genomic window containing:
- a CDS encoding aminoglycoside adenylyltransferase domain-containing protein; the encoded protein is MQDHDHSQEARDETQHAVEGAAGRPGALPAAESAYLDRVVAILQQRLGQRLLGVYLFGSAAYGDYEPGISDLDVQAVLTTLLDKQMCREIAASLTHRVLPCPARRLELVIYARPAIDPAARHPRFDLNLNTGAGEDDHLVLDPAEESSHWFLLDIAMGHELGRSLLGPQPAKVFAPIPRRWCLEAIGDSLAWHRRHESASANSVLNACRGWRYAVTGTFGSKLAGAAWARRQPNCPSVVAQAEQRRLGGPPLSAAEVTELVEIVGAAVRAALLREQDAGWQQKL